A part of Halomarina litorea genomic DNA contains:
- a CDS encoding MFS transporter, with translation MVSLGTLFGADAAVLRDREFQLLLLVNVSPPLGTALVSPLLDTLTGTYGVSEAEIGLMVTAFTAPSIFLIPLIGLLADRYGRKAVMLAGLLLFGAGGAGLAFTTDFGAVLALRFVQGVGFGGLTPVIVASIGDLYDGGAEATAQGLRFAASGLTLMTLPLLGGLLVAVAWYVPFALYLVPFPVAVLLYLFFEEPSREETDGEGGENAGGSVGELLSLLRQPRVAAVLVGRSVPNFAYIAFLTYNSFIVVRAVGGTPEQAGLLVAVTSVAHTVAATQAGRVTERFDSRLYPLMGGALALGGGLALLGLAPTLPVVLAAGGVVGLGFGLSLSLYRSVITGLAPTALRGGVVSAGASLGRAAATVAPLAMGLTVGLTQDSLGFVVAVRWTVAGVGVLCAGVGVLVLVVAHVSPPVEYAVRGVAVSED, from the coding sequence GTGGTCTCGCTCGGCACGCTGTTCGGCGCCGACGCCGCCGTCCTCCGCGACCGGGAGTTCCAACTCCTCCTGCTCGTGAACGTCAGCCCGCCGCTCGGGACGGCGCTCGTCTCCCCCCTCCTCGACACGCTGACGGGCACCTACGGGGTGAGCGAGGCCGAAATCGGCCTGATGGTGACGGCGTTCACCGCGCCGAGCATCTTCCTCATCCCCCTCATCGGCCTGCTGGCGGACCGTTACGGCCGGAAGGCGGTGATGCTCGCCGGCCTGCTCCTGTTCGGGGCGGGCGGAGCGGGACTGGCGTTCACCACCGACTTCGGGGCCGTCCTCGCCCTCCGGTTCGTCCAGGGGGTGGGCTTCGGCGGCCTCACGCCCGTCATCGTCGCCAGCATCGGCGACCTCTACGACGGCGGCGCGGAGGCCACCGCGCAGGGACTGCGCTTTGCCGCCTCCGGCCTGACGCTGATGACCCTCCCCCTCCTCGGCGGTCTGCTGGTCGCCGTCGCGTGGTACGTCCCGTTCGCCCTCTACCTCGTCCCGTTCCCCGTCGCCGTCCTGCTCTACCTGTTCTTCGAGGAACCGTCGCGGGAAGAGACCGACGGCGAGGGCGGCGAGAACGCGGGCGGGTCCGTCGGGGAGTTGCTCTCGCTCCTCCGCCAGCCCCGGGTCGCGGCCGTCCTCGTCGGGCGGAGCGTCCCCAACTTCGCGTACATCGCCTTCCTCACGTACAACTCGTTCATCGTCGTGCGGGCGGTGGGCGGCACGCCGGAACAGGCGGGCCTCCTCGTCGCCGTCACGAGCGTCGCCCACACCGTCGCGGCGACGCAGGCCGGGCGGGTCACCGAACGCTTCGACTCGCGGCTCTACCCGCTGATGGGCGGCGCGCTGGCACTCGGCGGCGGCCTCGCGCTCCTCGGACTCGCGCCGACGCTCCCGGTGGTGCTCGCGGCGGGGGGCGTCGTCGGCCTCGGGTTCGGCCTCTCGCTGTCGCTCTACCGGAGCGTCATCACCGGCCTCGCCCCGACCGCACTCCGCGGCGGCGTCGTGAGCGCGGGCGCGTCGCTCGGGCGGGCGGCGGCGACCGTCGCCCCCCTCGCGATGGGCCTGACGGTCGGTCTCACGCAGGACTCGCTGGGGTTCGTCGTCGCGGTGCGCTGGACCGTCGCGGGCGTCGGCGTCCTCTGTGCGGGCGTCGGCGTCCTCGTCCTCGTCGTCGCGCACGTCTCCCCGCCGGTGGAGTACGCCGTGCGCGGCGTGGCGGTGAGCGAGGACTGA
- a CDS encoding thiolase family protein produces the protein MTRDTTPVIVSARRTPQGKYGGVFADVRSEDLAVPVIDEILDETGLAGDDVDDLMLGCARQVKEQGNNLARIVTLLSDLGESVPGTTFDRLCASSAQTLMSASDAIRAGQRECVLAGGVESMSRVQRDHGVDVYPGMVERYDTDELAMGQTAEKVAREYGVTREAQDEYAARSQQRAVRASEEGRFEDEIVPVETDGGTVTTDEGLRPGTTAEVLGNLSPAFEEDGTVTAGNASQVTDGAAAALVTSRAFAEERGLDVLTEVGNNAVAGVDPTVMGIAPVPAVRQLMERSGTDIEDYDLVELNEAFASQTLYCQRELGIPDEKFNVNGGAIAIGHPLGASGVRLPVTLVHEMIRRDVETGLSTQCVGYGQGGAIEFSR, from the coding sequence ATGACGCGCGACACCACCCCCGTCATCGTCAGCGCGCGTCGGACCCCGCAGGGGAAGTACGGCGGCGTCTTCGCGGACGTCCGCAGCGAGGACCTCGCGGTCCCCGTGATAGACGAGATTCTCGACGAGACGGGCCTCGCGGGCGACGACGTCGACGACCTGATGCTCGGCTGTGCCCGGCAGGTCAAAGAACAGGGCAACAACCTCGCGCGCATCGTCACGCTCCTCTCGGACCTCGGCGAGTCGGTGCCGGGGACGACGTTCGACCGCCTCTGTGCCTCCTCGGCGCAGACGCTCATGAGCGCCTCCGACGCCATCCGTGCCGGTCAGCGCGAGTGCGTCCTCGCGGGCGGCGTCGAGAGCATGTCACGCGTCCAGCGCGACCACGGCGTCGACGTCTACCCCGGCATGGTCGAGCGCTACGACACCGACGAACTCGCGATGGGACAGACCGCCGAGAAGGTCGCACGCGAGTACGGCGTCACTCGGGAGGCACAGGACGAGTACGCCGCCCGCAGTCAGCAGCGTGCCGTCCGCGCCAGCGAGGAGGGCCGTTTCGAGGACGAAATCGTCCCCGTCGAGACCGACGGGGGGACGGTCACCACGGACGAGGGCCTGCGTCCCGGCACCACCGCGGAGGTCCTCGGGAACCTCTCGCCGGCGTTCGAGGAGGATGGCACCGTCACCGCGGGCAACGCCTCGCAGGTGACCGACGGGGCGGCCGCCGCCCTCGTCACCTCGCGGGCGTTCGCCGAGGAGCGCGGACTGGACGTGCTCACGGAAGTGGGGAACAACGCCGTCGCGGGCGTCGACCCCACCGTCATGGGTATCGCCCCCGTCCCCGCCGTCCGCCAACTCATGGAGCGCTCGGGCACCGACATCGAGGACTACGACCTCGTGGAACTGAACGAGGCGTTCGCCTCCCAGACGCTCTACTGCCAGCGCGAACTGGGCATCCCCGACGAGAAGTTCAACGTCAACGGCGGCGCAATCGCCATCGGCCACCCGCTGGGCGCCTCGGGCGTCCGCCTGCCGGTGACGCTCGTCCACGAGATGATTCGCCGCGACGTCGAGACGGGTCTCTCGACGCAGTGCGTCGGCTACGGGCAGGGCGGCGCAATCGAGTTCAGCCGGTAG
- a CDS encoding acyl-CoA dehydrogenase family protein, producing the protein MLDYVGLEADLGAEERMIRDTAREFVEDNVRPDIGQHWIDGTFPNELIEEMGELGFYAPNLEGYGSPNVSETAYGLLMQELEACDSGLRSMASVQGALVMYPIHAFGSEAQKARWLPDMGEGKAVGCFGLTEPQHGSDPTSMETYAVEEDEGYTLNGAKTWITNSPIADVAIVWARDRSAAETPVRGFLVETDRDGVSTNKIDEKLSLRASITGEIGLNDVYVPEENVLPGVEGMKGPLSCLTQARYGIAWGAIGAARDCFETARQYATDREQFGGPIARFQLQQQKLAEMATQITTSQLLAHRLAELKERGELRPQHVSMAKRHNVRMARDQSRIAREMLGGNGITADYSPMRHMANLETVYTYEGTHDIHTLILGADLTGIQAFE; encoded by the coding sequence ATGCTCGACTACGTGGGGTTGGAAGCGGACCTCGGCGCGGAGGAGCGGATGATTCGGGACACGGCGCGGGAGTTCGTGGAGGACAACGTGCGCCCGGACATCGGCCAGCACTGGATCGACGGCACCTTCCCGAACGAGCTCATCGAGGAGATGGGCGAACTGGGTTTTTACGCGCCGAATCTGGAGGGGTACGGCTCGCCGAACGTCTCGGAGACGGCGTACGGCCTGCTGATGCAGGAACTCGAAGCCTGCGATTCGGGCCTGCGCTCGATGGCCTCCGTGCAGGGGGCGCTGGTGATGTACCCCATCCACGCCTTCGGGAGCGAGGCACAGAAAGCGCGGTGGCTCCCCGACATGGGCGAGGGCAAGGCGGTGGGTTGTTTCGGGCTGACCGAACCCCAGCACGGGTCGGACCCGACGAGCATGGAGACGTACGCGGTGGAAGAAGACGAGGGCTACACGCTGAACGGGGCGAAGACGTGGATCACCAACTCACCTATCGCCGACGTGGCCATCGTCTGGGCGCGCGACCGGTCGGCCGCCGAGACGCCCGTTCGCGGCTTTCTGGTGGAGACGGACCGCGACGGCGTCTCGACGAACAAAATCGACGAGAAGTTGTCACTCAGAGCCTCCATCACGGGCGAGATCGGCCTGAACGACGTGTACGTCCCCGAGGAGAACGTCCTGCCGGGCGTCGAGGGCATGAAGGGGCCGCTCTCCTGTCTCACGCAGGCGCGCTACGGTATCGCGTGGGGGGCAATCGGTGCGGCCCGGGACTGCTTCGAGACGGCGAGACAGTACGCGACCGACCGCGAGCAGTTCGGCGGGCCAATCGCGCGTTTCCAGCTTCAACAACAGAAACTGGCGGAGATGGCCACGCAGATTACGACGAGTCAGTTGCTCGCTCACAGGTTAGCAGAGTTGAAAGAGCGCGGCGAGCTGCGTCCCCAGCACGTTTCGATGGCGAAACGCCACAACGTGCGGATGGCTCGTGACCAGTCCAGAATCGCCCGGGAGATGCTGGGCGGCAACGGCATCACGGCGGACTACTCGCCGATGCGCCACATGGCCAATCTCGAGACGGTGTACACCTACGAGGGGACCCACGACATCCACACGCTCATCCTCGGCGCCGACCTCACCGGCATCCAGGCATTCGAGTGA
- a CDS encoding Lrp/AsnC family transcriptional regulator → MANRKIDDLDELDRLILKVLASDPRAPYSDIAERVAEEGYEMSSEGVRYRVSKLFEQTSIFFLLAPSEHNWEIVRLAISVSDDPDAKSEALAAVSEMPFWLVCRGVGSYDIYAVATAASNSEVDRLVREVEELPAVESVDYSIETERYTNVDNYLSPDQLS, encoded by the coding sequence ATGGCCAACCGGAAGATCGACGACCTCGACGAACTCGACCGCCTCATCCTGAAGGTGCTGGCGTCGGACCCGAGAGCGCCGTACTCGGACATCGCCGAGCGAGTGGCCGAAGAGGGCTACGAGATGTCGAGCGAGGGCGTCCGCTACCGGGTCTCGAAGCTCTTCGAGCAGACGTCCATCTTCTTCCTCCTCGCGCCCAGCGAGCACAACTGGGAGATCGTCAGACTGGCCATCTCCGTGAGCGACGACCCCGACGCGAAGTCCGAGGCGCTCGCGGCAGTCTCCGAGATGCCCTTCTGGCTGGTCTGTCGCGGCGTCGGCTCCTACGACATCTACGCGGTGGCGACGGCCGCCTCGAACAGCGAGGTCGACCGCCTCGTCCGCGAGGTGGAGGAACTCCCCGCCGTCGAGTCGGTCGACTACTCCATCGAGACGGAGCGCTACACGAACGTCGACAACTACCTCTCGCCCGACCAGCTCTCCTGA
- a CDS encoding SDR family oxidoreductase — MLSGKVCVVTGAGHGLGEAAAIELGRLGATVVVNDLGSDVSGEGADETPAESTAEAVREAGGEAMAHFGDVSSLDYTRELVADTVDEHGRLDGVANFAGVLRDALSYKMSEEEWDTVVQVHLRGHFALLRAAAAHWREAVRETGDDSLDAQRSFLAVSSRSALGNVGQMNYAAAKAGVLGLTRTAARELHRHDVRVNALMPTAYTRMIADIPEEKQAFTAEELPPEKVAPMVAYLMSDAAEDVTGCTVRAAGDEIGLVTDPETVCVGVSSGGWTAEAIAEQFREAVCAGEDLTKTGRAF, encoded by the coding sequence ATGCTCTCGGGAAAGGTCTGCGTCGTCACCGGCGCGGGACACGGACTGGGCGAAGCGGCGGCTATCGAACTCGGCCGACTGGGCGCGACGGTCGTGGTCAACGACCTCGGGTCGGACGTCTCCGGTGAGGGGGCCGACGAGACGCCCGCCGAGTCGACCGCCGAGGCGGTCCGCGAGGCCGGCGGCGAGGCGATGGCGCACTTCGGCGACGTGAGTTCGCTCGACTACACGCGGGAACTCGTCGCCGACACCGTCGACGAGCACGGCCGACTCGACGGCGTGGCGAACTTCGCGGGCGTCCTCCGGGACGCCCTCTCGTACAAGATGAGCGAGGAGGAGTGGGACACCGTCGTGCAGGTCCACCTGCGCGGGCACTTCGCGCTCCTGCGGGCCGCGGCGGCCCACTGGCGGGAGGCGGTCCGCGAGACGGGCGACGATAGCCTCGACGCCCAGCGCTCCTTCCTCGCGGTGTCGAGTCGGTCGGCGCTCGGCAACGTCGGGCAGATGAACTACGCGGCGGCGAAGGCGGGCGTCCTCGGTCTCACGCGGACGGCCGCGCGCGAACTCCACCGTCACGACGTGCGCGTCAACGCCCTCATGCCGACGGCGTACACGCGGATGATCGCCGACATCCCCGAGGAGAAGCAGGCGTTCACCGCCGAGGAACTGCCCCCCGAGAAGGTCGCGCCGATGGTCGCCTACCTGATGAGCGACGCCGCGGAGGACGTCACCGGGTGTACGGTCCGGGCGGCGGGCGACGAAATCGGCCTCGTCACCGACCCCGAGACGGTTTGCGTCGGCGTCAGTTCCGGGGGGTGGACGGCCGAAGCCATCGCCGAGCAGTTCCGCGAGGCGGTCTGTGCCGGCGAGGACCTCACGAAGACCGGGAGGGCGTTCTGA
- a CDS encoding 3-hydroxyacyl-CoA dehydrogenase family protein, with product MVERAIGVVGAGTMGSNIAQLAAQYGFDVSLRDVDEDQLQRGLDRIESDLREAEAGGHVEDAAGTFARVTGTTDLGKLTAESTLIIEAVPERMDLKKSVFEELDAATDPDVVLGTNTSSLPITEIASAAEHPERVIGMHFFNPPVKMKLLELVTGHHTSEATVDRAEVFAEDVGRESILVDDFPGFATSRLGVALGMEAARMVQEGVASAEDIDRGMELGYNHPMGPLKLGDYNGWDVRLEIGQALADELGRDVFHPPQIVRKMVRAGDLGQKTGQGFYDWSDE from the coding sequence ATGGTAGAACGAGCCATCGGTGTCGTCGGCGCCGGCACCATGGGTAGTAACATCGCACAGCTCGCCGCGCAGTACGGCTTCGACGTCTCCCTGCGCGACGTGGACGAGGACCAACTCCAGCGGGGGCTGGACCGCATCGAGTCCGACCTTCGGGAGGCGGAAGCGGGCGGCCACGTCGAGGACGCCGCCGGGACGTTCGCGCGGGTCACCGGGACGACGGACCTCGGGAAACTCACCGCCGAGTCGACGCTGATAATCGAGGCCGTCCCCGAGCGGATGGACCTCAAGAAGTCGGTGTTCGAGGAACTGGACGCCGCGACGGACCCGGACGTCGTCCTCGGGACGAACACCTCCTCGCTCCCCATCACCGAAATAGCGAGCGCGGCCGAGCACCCCGAACGGGTCATCGGGATGCACTTCTTCAACCCGCCGGTGAAGATGAAACTCCTCGAACTCGTCACCGGCCACCACACGAGCGAGGCGACGGTCGACCGCGCGGAGGTGTTCGCCGAGGACGTGGGGCGGGAGTCCATCCTCGTCGACGACTTCCCCGGCTTCGCCACCTCGCGACTCGGCGTCGCCCTCGGGATGGAGGCCGCCCGGATGGTCCAGGAGGGCGTCGCCTCAGCCGAGGACATCGACCGCGGGATGGAACTGGGATACAACCACCCGATGGGACCGCTGAAACTCGGCGACTACAACGGCTGGGACGTCCGCCTCGAGATCGGACAGGCGCTAGCCGACGAACTCGGCCGGGACGTGTTCCACCCGCCCCAGATCGTCCGGAAGATGGTCCGCGCCGGCGACCTCGGACAGAAGACGGGGCAGGGGTTCTACGACTGGAGCGACGAATGA
- a CDS encoding enoyl-CoA hydratase/isomerase family protein — translation MTRYPAADPKTLDTARVELDTPADRVATVTIDRPEKRNSLTEAVKGDLRAALGWVLESEVRAVVLTGAGESTLAVLGRFTPKFSLGSEPRALRTARLTGHCVTGDSVAGFRRDGGVVPPHSPFANPRLSLAGLAPSLATPRRRTP, via the coding sequence ATGACGCGCTACCCCGCCGCCGACCCGAAGACGCTCGATACGGCGCGGGTCGAACTCGACACGCCCGCCGACCGGGTGGCGACCGTCACCATCGACCGCCCCGAGAAGCGCAACTCGCTCACCGAGGCGGTGAAAGGCGACCTTCGGGCGGCCCTCGGGTGGGTCCTGGAGAGCGAGGTCCGCGCCGTCGTCCTCACGGGCGCGGGCGAGAGCACGCTCGCGGTTCTCGGGCGCTTCACGCCGAAGTTCTCGCTCGGTTCCGAACCTCGCGCCCTCAGAACCGCGCGGCTCACGGGTCACTGCGTCACCGGCGACTCCGTCGCCGGTTTCCGGCGGGACGGCGGAGTCGTCCCGCCCCATTCCCCGTTCGCCAATCCGAGACTCTCGCTCGCAGGGCTCGCTCCGAGTCTCGCTACTCCACGACGGCGAACGCCCTGA
- a CDS encoding cyclase family protein, giving the protein MTELVDLTAHIEEGMPNHPAHGRSPLFLTGTRRNHEDSEATWRGRGVEDMSFKNGFVYIAEHNGTHLDAPVHVHPEGASIDEVPLEECHGPGVWLDISDAGPKGLVGPDELESAAEEAGVEVRAGDAVLLHTGWDRYVPDDPETYLGEHPGLSAAGAEWLHDRDVSLVGIDCGNMDVASDPALPAHRVFLRRDVPEKHTLVVENLRNVDSIPAHRFTFSAVPLPLAGATASPVRAFAVVE; this is encoded by the coding sequence ATGACCGAACTGGTCGACCTGACGGCGCACATCGAGGAGGGGATGCCGAACCATCCGGCCCACGGGCGGAGTCCGCTCTTTCTCACGGGGACGCGGCGGAACCACGAGGACAGCGAGGCCACGTGGCGCGGGCGGGGCGTCGAGGACATGTCGTTCAAGAACGGCTTCGTCTACATCGCCGAGCACAACGGCACGCACCTCGACGCGCCCGTCCACGTCCACCCCGAGGGGGCGTCCATCGACGAGGTTCCCTTAGAGGAGTGCCACGGTCCGGGCGTGTGGCTGGACATCTCGGACGCCGGCCCGAAGGGACTCGTCGGCCCGGACGAACTGGAATCCGCGGCCGAGGAGGCGGGCGTCGAGGTGCGGGCGGGTGACGCCGTCCTCCTGCACACCGGGTGGGACCGCTACGTCCCCGACGACCCCGAGACCTACCTCGGCGAGCACCCCGGTCTCTCGGCTGCCGGCGCGGAGTGGCTTCACGACCGGGACGTCTCGCTGGTCGGCATCGACTGCGGGAACATGGACGTGGCGAGCGACCCCGCGCTGCCGGCCCACCGCGTCTTCCTCCGGCGTGACGTCCCCGAGAAGCACACGCTGGTCGTCGAGAACCTGCGGAACGTCGACTCGATTCCTGCACACCGGTTCACGTTCAGCGCGGTGCCGTTACCCCTCGCGGGGGCGACGGCGAGTCCGGTCAGGGCGTTCGCCGTCGTGGAGTAG
- a CDS encoding CaiB/BaiF CoA transferase family protein: MQPYEGIDVLDLTQSIAGPISTQFLGTLGANVVKVEPPGGDAFRGLLDGAMFASVNLGGKRSVSLDLKTEEGQAAAQSLAERADVVVESFRPGVVERFGLDYESVAEVNEDVVYLSLTGFGQDGPRTDWPAYDPVVQAMSGLMSTIGYQDRPPVRIGASVIDYGTGTTAAFLLASALMERERSGEGTHIDVSLFEVAVSWMGYWIAHYTGTGEVPERSGQGFAGLAPNEVFHAAGDEPFYLSVVNDRLYERLCRGLDREDLLTDERFAENADRWEHREALRAELDAEFRRHDREDLTALLAEAGVPTGPLQTVDEVAEDPQVQARELLTDSYNLWNDVDVQTAGAPYQASGERPELGERPPARGEHTREVLEELGYSEEDVARLVKEDVAHPSEHDPR, from the coding sequence ATGCAACCGTACGAGGGAATCGACGTCCTCGACCTCACGCAGTCCATCGCCGGGCCCATCTCGACGCAGTTCCTCGGGACGCTCGGTGCGAACGTGGTGAAGGTAGAGCCGCCGGGCGGCGACGCGTTCCGGGGCCTGCTCGACGGCGCGATGTTCGCCTCCGTCAACCTCGGGGGCAAGCGCAGCGTCTCGCTCGACCTGAAGACCGAGGAGGGGCAGGCCGCCGCACAGAGCCTCGCCGAACGCGCCGACGTCGTCGTCGAGAGCTTCCGCCCCGGCGTCGTCGAGCGCTTCGGCCTCGACTACGAGTCCGTCGCCGAGGTCAACGAGGACGTGGTCTACCTCTCGCTGACGGGGTTCGGACAGGACGGTCCCCGGACGGACTGGCCCGCCTACGACCCCGTCGTGCAGGCCATGAGCGGCCTGATGTCCACCATCGGGTACCAGGACCGCCCGCCCGTCCGCATCGGCGCGAGCGTCATCGACTACGGGACGGGGACGACGGCGGCGTTCCTCCTCGCCTCGGCGCTGATGGAGCGCGAACGCTCGGGCGAGGGCACCCACATCGACGTGAGCCTCTTCGAGGTGGCCGTCTCGTGGATGGGCTACTGGATCGCCCACTACACCGGCACCGGCGAGGTGCCCGAGCGCTCCGGGCAGGGCTTCGCCGGCCTCGCGCCCAACGAGGTGTTCCACGCCGCCGGGGACGAGCCGTTCTACCTCAGCGTCGTCAACGACCGCCTCTACGAGCGACTCTGTCGGGGGCTGGACCGCGAGGACCTCCTGACCGACGAGCGCTTCGCGGAGAACGCCGACCGCTGGGAGCACCGCGAGGCCCTCCGAGCCGAACTCGACGCCGAGTTCCGCCGGCACGACCGCGAGGACCTGACCGCGTTGCTCGCCGAGGCGGGCGTCCCGACCGGCCCCCTCCAGACCGTCGACGAGGTGGCCGAGGACCCGCAGGTGCAGGCCCGCGAACTGCTCACCGACTCGTACAACCTCTGGAACGACGTCGACGTGCAGACCGCCGGCGCGCCCTACCAGGCGTCGGGCGAGCGGCCCGAACTCGGTGAGCGGCCGCCCGCCCGCGGCGAACACACCCGCGAGGTGCTGGAGGAACTGGGCTACTCCGAGGAGGACGTCGCGCGCCTCGTGAAGGAGGACGTCGCCCACCCCTCGGAGCACGACCCGCGGTAG
- a CDS encoding CaiB/BaiF CoA transferase family protein, with translation MPLSDVRVVDCGQAIAGPICATFLADLGADVVKIERPGGDVFRTDRRELDGKPFNPAFEQFNRNKRSLCLDVKTEAGREAIYDLVERADVFVQNWPPGVAERLGVDYDTLRDLNEDLVYVHVTGYGETGPLARKPAMDTIVQHVSGLSSIMGYEGQPPIRSQSSLADYYAGCHATISALAALRHRDAGGGGQKVDVSLLESLMHNMDGAFEYYNNLGEVPTRAGRNAFFNPDMLYGAAEAEDGWVCVALLLYSETMWNGYCDLLEREDLREDPRYQTDSGRLADAKRLTTIFEEWLRQQRADEAVDALNDAGIPAAHHYTVDETAALDHVEAREVFRDVDHPRLGRVTLTDTPLSLSETEPGIRRHAPVLGEHNAEVLEELGYSPEEVAALADEGVLDARPDWDPADT, from the coding sequence ATGCCACTCTCAGACGTGCGCGTCGTGGACTGCGGACAGGCAATCGCCGGCCCCATCTGCGCGACGTTTCTCGCTGACCTGGGTGCCGACGTGGTGAAAATCGAGCGCCCGGGCGGCGACGTGTTTCGCACCGACCGCCGCGAACTCGACGGGAAGCCGTTCAACCCCGCCTTCGAGCAGTTCAACCGCAACAAGCGCTCGCTCTGTCTGGACGTGAAGACCGAGGCGGGCCGCGAGGCCATCTACGACCTCGTCGAACGCGCGGACGTGTTCGTCCAGAACTGGCCGCCGGGCGTCGCGGAGCGACTCGGTGTGGACTACGATACCCTCCGTGACCTGAACGAGGACCTCGTCTACGTCCACGTGACGGGCTACGGCGAGACGGGCCCCCTCGCGCGGAAACCCGCGATGGACACCATCGTCCAGCACGTCTCCGGGCTGTCGAGCATCATGGGCTACGAGGGGCAACCGCCCATCCGCTCGCAGTCCTCGCTCGCGGACTACTACGCCGGCTGTCACGCGACCATCAGCGCACTCGCCGCGCTCCGCCACCGGGACGCCGGCGGCGGCGGGCAGAAGGTAGATGTCTCGCTGCTGGAGTCGCTCATGCACAACATGGACGGGGCCTTCGAGTACTACAACAACCTCGGGGAAGTTCCCACAAGAGCGGGCCGCAACGCCTTCTTCAACCCGGACATGCTGTACGGGGCCGCCGAGGCCGAAGACGGGTGGGTCTGCGTCGCGCTCCTGCTGTACTCCGAGACGATGTGGAACGGCTACTGCGACCTCCTGGAGCGCGAGGACCTGCGGGAGGACCCCCGCTACCAGACGGACTCGGGCCGCCTCGCGGACGCCAAGCGCCTCACCACCATCTTCGAGGAGTGGCTCCGCCAGCAGCGGGCGGACGAGGCGGTCGACGCTCTGAACGACGCGGGCATCCCCGCCGCGCACCACTACACCGTCGACGAGACGGCGGCGCTGGACCACGTCGAGGCCCGCGAGGTGTTCCGGGACGTCGACCACCCCCGCCTCGGACGGGTCACCCTCACGGACACGCCCCTGTCGCTCTCGGAGACCGAACCCGGCATCCGGCGACACGCGCCGGTCCTCGGCGAGCACAACGCCGAGGTCCTCGAAGAGCTGGGCTACTCGCCCGAGGAGGTGGCGGCGCTGGCCGACGAGGGGGTCCTCGACGCCCGCCCGGACTGGGACCCGGCCGACACCTGA
- a CDS encoding SDR family NAD(P)-dependent oxidoreductase, translated as MLEGLTAFVTGASGGIGREIAVVLVDHGANVTLAARSEEGLRETAARIDDEDRTLVVTCDVSDEPSVEDAIDACVGEFDGLDILVNNAGIGGPTKPVEEVSVEEWQGTQDVNVLGTFLTVKHAVSHLRASDRASVVNIGSIAGKDPYPTRTPYSASKMAVIGFGRSLAHELGPDGVTVNTVCPGAVEGDRIERMISNQAEVRDISYEEAMAKRVTDRLPLDSIVDPADVGELVAYLASEHARNLTGQDINVDSGAIVD; from the coding sequence ATGCTCGAAGGACTGACGGCGTTCGTCACGGGCGCGAGCGGCGGCATCGGGAGGGAAATCGCGGTGGTACTCGTGGACCACGGCGCGAACGTGACGCTGGCGGCGCGGAGCGAGGAGGGCCTGCGCGAGACGGCGGCGCGCATCGACGACGAGGATCGGACGCTCGTCGTCACCTGCGACGTGAGCGATGAGCCCTCCGTGGAGGACGCCATCGACGCCTGTGTGGGGGAGTTCGACGGACTCGATATCCTCGTCAACAACGCGGGCATCGGCGGGCCGACCAAGCCCGTCGAGGAGGTGTCCGTCGAGGAGTGGCAGGGGACGCAGGACGTGAACGTCCTCGGGACGTTCCTCACCGTGAAACACGCGGTCTCCCACCTCCGGGCGAGCGACCGGGCGAGCGTCGTCAACATCGGCTCCATCGCGGGGAAGGACCCCTACCCGACGCGAACGCCCTACTCGGCGTCGAAGATGGCCGTCATCGGCTTTGGGCGGAGCCTCGCCCACGAACTCGGCCCCGACGGCGTCACCGTCAACACGGTCTGTCCCGGCGCGGTGGAGGGCGACCGTATCGAGCGCATGATATCGAATCAGGCGGAGGTCCGGGACATCTCCTACGAGGAGGCGATGGCAAAGCGAGTGACCGACCGGCTCCCCCTCGACAGCATCGTCGACCCCGCCGACGTCGGCGAACTGGTCGCCTACCTCGCCAGCGAGCACGCCCGAAACCTGACCGGACAGGACATCAACGTCGACTCGGGCGCCATCGTGGACTGA